From one Pithys albifrons albifrons isolate INPA30051 chromosome 22, PitAlb_v1, whole genome shotgun sequence genomic stretch:
- the LOC139681896 gene encoding E3 ubiquitin-protein ligase TRIM62, with protein sequence MACSLKDELLCSICLSIYQDPVCLGCEHYFCRRCITEHWLRQEPQGTRDCPECRRTFAEPTLAPSLKLANIVERYSAFPLDAILGAQRSPFPCKDHEKVKLFCLTDRAVVCFFCDEPAVHEQHQVTNVDDAFEELQRELKEQLQGLQESERGHTEALQLLKRQLAETKSSAKSLRVTIGEAFERLHRLLRERQKAMLEELEADTARTLTDIEHKIQRYSHQLRKVQEGTQILQERLAEADKHAFLAGMASLSERLKGKIHETNLTYEDFPTSKYMGPLQYTIWKSLFQDIHPVPAALTLDPGTAHHRLILSDDCTIVAYGNLHPQPLQDSPKRFDVEVSVLGAQAFGAGVHYWEVVVSEKTQWMIGLAHEAVTRKGSIQIQPSRGFYCIVMHDGNQYSACTEPWTRLNVKGKLEKVGVFLDYDKGLLIFYNADDMSWLYTFRERFPGKLCSYFSPGQSHANGKNVQPLRINTVRI encoded by the exons ATGGCGTGCAGCCTCAAGGACGAGCTGCTGTGCTCCATCTGCCTGAGCATCTACCAGGACCCGGTGTGCCTGGGCTGCGAGCACTACTTCTGCCGGCGCTGCATCACCGAGCACTGGCTGCGCCAGGAGCCGCAGGGCACCCGCGACTGCCCCGAGTGCCGCCGCACCTTCGCCGAGCCCACGCTGGCCCCCAGCCTCAAGCTGGCCAACATCGTGGAGCGCTACAGCGCCTTCCCCCTGGATGCCATCCTGGGCGCCCAGcgcagccccttcccctgcaAGGACCACGAGAAGGTCAAGCTCTTCTGCCTCACCGACCGCGCCGTCGTCTGCTTCTTCTGCGACGAGCCGGCTGTGCACGAGCAGCACCAGGTCACCAACGTGGACGACGCCtttgaggagctgcag CgggagctgaaggagcagctgcagggactgCAGGAGAGCGAGCGCGGCCACACCGAAGCGCTGCAGCTGCTCAAGAGGCAGCTGGCAGAGACCAAG TCCTCGGCCAAGAGCCTGCGGGTGACCATCGGGGAGGCGTTTGAGCGGCTGCACCGGCTGCTGCGGGAGCGGCAGAAGGCgatgctggaggagctggaggccGACACGGCGCGGACGCTCACGGACATCGAGCACAAGATCCAGCGCTACAGCCACCAGCTCCGCAAGGTCCAGGAGGGCACCCAGATCCTGCAGGAGCGCCTGGCAGAGGCGGACAAACACGCCTTCCTGGCTGGCATGGCATCCCTGTCGGAGAG GCTGAAGGGCAAGATCCACGAGACCAACCTGACCTACGAGGACTTCCCCACCTCCAAGTACATGGGCCCACTGCAGTACACCATCTGGAAATCCCTCTTCCAGGACATCCATCCCG tgCCGGCAGCGCTGACCCTGGACCCGGGCACTGCCCACCACCGCCTCATCCTGTCGGACGACTGCACCATCGTGGCCTACGGGAACCTGCACCCGCAGCCGCTGCAGGACTCGCCCAAGCGCTTCGACGTGGAGGTGTCGGTGCTGGGCGCGCAGGCCTTCGGCGCGGGCGTGCACTACTGGGAGGTCGTGGTGTCCGAGAAGACCCAGTGGATGATCGGCCTGGCCCACGAGGCCGTGACCCGCAAGGGCAGCATCCAGATCCAGCCCAGCCGCGGCTTCTACTGCATCGTGATGCACGACGGGAACCAGTACAGCGCCTGCACCGAGCCCTGGACGCGGCTCAACGTCAAGGGCAAGCTGGAGAAGGTGGGCGTGTTCCTGGACTACGACAAGGGGCTGCTCATCTTCTACAACGCCGACGACATGTCCTGGCTCTACACCTTCCGGGAGAGGTTTCCCGGGAAGCTCTGCTCCTACTTCAGCCCGGGGCAGAGCCACGCCAACGGCAAGAACGTGCAGCCGCTGCGCATCAACACGGTGCGCATCTGa
- the SVBP gene encoding small vasohibin-binding protein, whose amino-acid sequence MDPGAGARKERPKAREAPARLEKARQRSAQQELKQRQRAEIYALNRVMTELEQQQFDSFCRQMQSGGQ is encoded by the exons ATGGATCCGGGCGCGGGGGCGCGCAAGGAGCGGCCGAAGGCGCGGGAGGCGCCGGCGCGGCTGGAGAAGGCCCGGCAGAGATCGGCACAACAGGAGCTCAAACAGCGGCAGCGGGCGGAG ATCTACGCCCTGAACCGCGTGATGacggagctggagcagcagcagttcgACTCCTTCTGCCGGCAGATGCAGAGCGGGGGGCAGTGA